From the genome of Hymenobacter cellulosilyticus, one region includes:
- a CDS encoding XrtX-associated membrane protein has protein sequence MSDSEAPLVSSTSYPVLLGRNLGAGLLIVALFWVGMHNDQVFAVLTRAWQRIFLMFGLSTQAAGPQSGVSTLVTTRSLPAVFTYSLLYTAACLGVLYAALYDAARMRLVLQLYGAVFAACALLLLGAGC, from the coding sequence ATGTCTGATTCCGAGGCGCCGCTCGTTTCTTCCACCTCCTATCCGGTGCTGCTGGGGCGGAACCTGGGGGCTGGGCTGCTGATTGTGGCCCTGTTCTGGGTGGGTATGCACAACGACCAGGTATTTGCGGTGCTAACCCGGGCCTGGCAAAGGATATTCCTGATGTTTGGCCTAAGCACCCAGGCTGCCGGTCCACAGAGTGGCGTCAGTACGCTAGTCACCACGCGCAGCTTGCCGGCCGTTTTCACCTATTCACTGCTCTACACCGCCGCTTGTCTTGGCGTGCTATATGCCGCCCTCTACGACGCGGCTCGTATGCGGCTGGTGCTGCAACTCTACGGCGCTGTATTCGCGGCCTGTGCCTTACTACTGCTCGGGGCAGGCTGCTAG
- the xrtX gene encoding exosortase X — translation MRRFLLLAVAFYALWFVGYERTLAPDGRLDAALSANITTASAAALRGVGFDSRVHGLDPYLVLLNSQPVVRVGHPCNGLVLYALFAGFVLAFPGPWRRKLWFIPLGMLVIYGINVVRIGALALNHLYSHHTVEFNHHYTFTFIVYAFIFMLWMLWARRLSAPVSAPVHV, via the coding sequence TTGCGCCGTTTTCTGCTGCTAGCCGTTGCATTCTACGCGTTGTGGTTTGTGGGCTACGAGCGGACGCTGGCCCCGGACGGCCGCCTCGACGCGGCTTTGTCGGCCAACATTACCACGGCCAGTGCGGCGGCTCTGCGCGGCGTAGGCTTCGACAGCCGCGTCCACGGCCTGGATCCGTATCTGGTGCTGCTCAACAGCCAGCCGGTGGTGCGGGTGGGACATCCGTGCAACGGGCTGGTGCTCTACGCGCTGTTTGCGGGCTTCGTGCTGGCTTTTCCCGGGCCGTGGCGCCGTAAGCTGTGGTTTATTCCGCTGGGTATGCTGGTTATTTACGGCATCAACGTGGTGCGCATTGGGGCCCTGGCCCTAAACCACCTCTACTCCCACCACACGGTTGAGTTCAACCATCACTACACGTTTACTTTTATCGTGTACGCTTTCATTTTTATGCTCTGGATGCTCTGGGCCCGCCGCCTGTCTGCTCCCGTTTCGGCTCCCGTCCATGTCTGA